The genomic window GGGTACCGATTGTTTACATCGTTAGGGATCGGACTGCGTGGacatatactgtacatgtatatatctatgatGTTTTAAACTGACCAGAAACATGACCACTTTCTACATCTTCCAAATTGTGTTGGTAACGTTGGAACTTCCCCACGGGTTTACAGGTGAGTAGCTTTGAGTTGTAAATTAATGTAATAAAGTGTTGATgaagatttaaaacatgattttgagTATGGATTTTAATGTGATTGATTTGAGCCTCTTCCGTTCATAATTTATCATGAATTCGGTTTttcctgtaaactttttaaGTAGAATAagttaatttctttgtttttataagATTATAGACTTCTGTCGTTTAAACTTTAGTTTAATCAATTTTAAccatttaattatttgatttaactTCTCGAAGCTCAATCCTAACCTTTAATCGTCGTTCgtgtttgttcaaatgaatataattcgattgtaatttattttgtcttatttcaaaatttttaaatgccAAAGATTCTATAGCTATACTTTtagtttaaacatattttaattaataaattcaataattaaatgaaaaagctATACTTTTGTATGAATAatactttattttcaaatttaacatactgtcatatatatacattatcaaAGATTCTTTGAAAAGCAAACAAtacgttttgaatttttctaaaGTGGTGATTTCATGGTTATATATAGTGAGTAAAGTATGTGTCGAAAGCCATCGATGAATTAATACTTAATATGCATTCACGGGGGGAACTTGATATTTACCGGCTATGATTCTCTCCTCCACCCCACCAAGACATAAATAGTcttatattattaaatatttgaccTTATTCTGGCATCAATATTATCATAGAAGGTCgatgatcaattttttttatatgctgtttattataataaatgcttttaaggattttctctaaaaaaaaattataattttttttttttaaatttattatcctttaatttttttatcttatacaATTGTTCTAtgtgtataatgaaatacaccAACAGAATTCTGCACAATTATATTGACGAACAGATAGCAAGTAAACTTTAATGCCGCCAAAAAAATTCAGTgaaaaaaatcaggaaaatttagtccaaatttcctctgCTTTGTCACACATCCAGCtttgtttgaattaatgataaaaatatcaaatgtttaagTCAAATATCAATTTACTATTTAATGAGGATATTCAGCGTATTTCAGACAATTCTACTTTTAGTCAAGATACTAAACAGTTTAACCATgagtaaatatcatttttaaaccaACACATTGGATGTTTTTTTCAGGAGGCCCCATCTTCTCACAATGCGCCCCCGCTGGGCACCCCTTGTCCATACAGTGTGACAACTGGAGCGTCATCTACGTCAGACAGACGATGTACTCCGAGTACTACGGGGTTCCGAATGTCGGCTGTCAGCTTCCGGCCTACAACAGCCTGTGTCATGCCTTCAGTAACTCCTCGGACTTTTACTACAATGGGAAGTACCAGGCGGAGCACACGTTCCTCTCACAGAAGTTGTCGTTCGTGGGTCGGACATTCGGGGTGAACTGTAACGAATCAGCTACTGTACGAGTTGTTCAAGTTCTCTATGAGTGTCTTACCGGTAAGGTCTAccgatattttaaaaaacaaacttattataatataataaattatatatttgtatattaaagaTAGTAGAAACCCTTGTACTACACGATTGacttaaataattgtttatgaATATGTCAGCTTTTTGTTGACGACAGAATTAGAAAGACCCAGTATATGTGAGGAGAGAAACACCTTTGGGGATGTCGACGGGATGCTCTTTAACCCGGGCTTTCCTGACCCTGTTAGGAACCAGTATGGCGAATGTTCTTGTCGGATATTGGCAACAGACTGGGGTGTGGTAAGACTGAGCGCCATCATCATCAATCCCATACACCCTCACACCGGAACAGGAAGATGGAGTCTAAATGTCAAACTTAACAATGGTATTATGTTTATATGACACAAAAACAATCCATATTGCCAGCTTTGTATTGAACTTGCCGACTCACAAACATGAGGATGAGATTATCAAtacattgtttttgttttgtttagaaCAGGTGTATAGTCTTGACCAGATGTACCGGCTGTCCGCAGACATCGGAATCCCAGACACCAACAGCCTCACTTTGGAGTACAGGAATGGCGGCGACACCATGTTCCTCCCCGTGATGGTTCCTCGCGTCCCCTCGGGCTTCTGGGTCAAATACTCAGGTAATTTGCTACACAGGCATATGGGACTTTCTGATGGTTTCTCGGGTCTCCTAAGGCTTCTGGGTCAATTACCCAGGTAATTTACTACATGAGACTGTCTGCATATAGTTTGTAAAAGAGCGCTTTAGTATTTTCTTATGGAATGCACACCATTTTATAAGTAACCTTCCATGAAATGGTGTTATTTTAGGATCGACAAGTATTGAGACAGTTCAGATATTTACACTTAAGGCTATCGCGGTCAATTAGgtccccaaaaaaaataaatgttgaagTTCTAGTATCTT from Magallana gigas chromosome 9, xbMagGiga1.1, whole genome shotgun sequence includes these protein-coding regions:
- the LOC105346069 gene encoding uncharacterized protein gives rise to the protein MTTFYIFQIVLVTLELPHGFTGGPIFSQCAPAGHPLSIQCDNWSVIYVRQTMYSEYYGVPNVGCQLPAYNSLCHAFSNSSDFYYNGKYQAEHTFLSQKLSFVGRTFGVNCNESATVRVVQVLYECLTELERPSICEERNTFGDVDGMLFNPGFPDPVRNQYGECSCRILATDWGVVRLSAIIINPIHPHTGTGRWSLNVKLNNEQVYSLDQMYRLSADIGIPDTNSLTLEYRNGGDTMFLPVMVPRVPSGFWVKYSVFPATSRIYMTCSVKKKEGTQLSPGLLAVIGSITVLSVLILGVIAALFVRRNFIKRRKNPPFVSRCLKQHGSSSTRSTAFSELNKEFHFLRRCNTLSSLSRYNSLPPNFIFKHNPRKMSSAKSQDSGIAVIDFHRSESFKNAVSSDKADDSVENEAKLGDSSSAKQEVTSVSEKEKSSDVSQDVPEFGFYEFLAVLGATSDEIDV